In a single window of the Anaplasma platys genome:
- the rplJ gene encoding 50S ribosomal protein L10 — MVKRVNKERHLGNVSKLFAEFGSLVLANFDSMTARDFAALRKELKGAGCGVSVVKNSIACLALEGSDKGELREKFKGAVFVGYSDNMVTLSKTLHAFMKSRADKVSLICAYDGGQLLSAEQVVFFATLPSLEELRMRIVALVAYGIPMRLANCLKAIGSK, encoded by the coding sequence GTGGTGAAGCGGGTTAATAAGGAAAGGCATTTAGGAAATGTTAGCAAGCTGTTTGCGGAGTTTGGGAGTTTGGTTCTTGCGAACTTCGATTCTATGACAGCTCGTGACTTTGCTGCCCTGAGGAAAGAGTTGAAGGGGGCAGGGTGTGGTGTATCCGTGGTTAAGAACAGTATAGCGTGTCTTGCATTGGAAGGCTCTGACAAGGGGGAGCTGCGTGAAAAGTTTAAGGGAGCTGTGTTTGTTGGTTACTCCGACAATATGGTGACGCTTTCTAAAACTTTGCACGCGTTTATGAAGTCCAGGGCGGATAAAGTGTCTTTGATCTGTGCTTACGATGGTGGGCAGTTGTTGTCTGCTGAGCAGGTGGTTTTCTTTGCTACTTTGCCATCTTTGGAAGAGCTGCGTATGCGTATTGTGGCTTTGGTAGCCTATGGTATTCCAATGAGGTTGGCTAACTGTTTAAAGGCCATTGGCAGCAAATAG
- the rplA gene encoding 50S ribosomal protein L1 has translation MLSDSVSYSVEEGMARLLESAKARFKESVDVVMRLTTGDSKSGESIRGVAVLPKGLGREVRVAVLAKGEYAKQARDAGADVVGDEDLIEEIKKGRKLDFDWCVATPDFMSQVSAVAKILGPKGLMPNPKFGTVTFDVAKIVSIVKSGQVRFKTDRYGIVHVKIGDVGFSREDLLENFHAVVTAVQNLKPASVKGALFRSVFLNSTMGKSFKISGLV, from the coding sequence ATGTTAAGTGATAGTGTCTCTTATAGCGTAGAGGAGGGCATGGCGAGACTTCTGGAGTCCGCCAAAGCGCGCTTTAAGGAATCAGTTGATGTTGTGATGAGGTTAACTACGGGAGATTCGAAATCCGGCGAGTCGATCCGTGGTGTTGCGGTTTTGCCTAAAGGGCTTGGTAGAGAAGTTAGGGTTGCAGTTCTTGCTAAGGGGGAATATGCAAAGCAGGCAAGGGACGCTGGGGCTGACGTTGTAGGCGATGAAGACTTAATTGAAGAGATAAAGAAGGGAAGGAAGCTTGATTTCGATTGGTGTGTCGCTACCCCGGATTTTATGTCGCAAGTTTCGGCTGTGGCTAAAATATTGGGACCCAAGGGGCTGATGCCTAACCCTAAGTTCGGTACGGTGACTTTTGATGTGGCCAAGATAGTGAGTATCGTGAAGTCTGGTCAGGTGAGGTTTAAGACTGATAGGTATGGCATCGTGCATGTGAAGATAGGTGATGTGGGTTTTTCTCGGGAAGATTTGCTGGAGAACTTTCACGCTGTGGTTACTGCTGTGCAGAATTTGAAGCCGGCTTCGGTCAAAGGGGCTCTTTTTAGGTCGGTGTTCCTGAATTCTACGATGGGCAAGTCCTTTAAAATATCAGGTTTGGTGTAG
- the rplK gene encoding 50S ribosomal protein L11 codes for MSSAALLSKINLVMEAGKASPGPKVASVLGPRGIPMPQFCKEFNEVTGSKDAPYEIGDLVTARISVYTDKTYSFSISDSPVSFLIRKAAGLAKGSSNPGKETAGCIGMEDIKKIAERKMADMNADCLEAAVKMVVGTAKSMGIAVEEK; via the coding sequence ATGAGTAGTGCTGCATTACTTTCGAAGATTAATCTTGTCATGGAGGCAGGAAAGGCTTCGCCAGGACCTAAGGTGGCTTCTGTGCTTGGTCCTCGTGGAATTCCAATGCCGCAGTTTTGTAAGGAGTTTAATGAGGTTACTGGCTCTAAGGATGCTCCATATGAGATAGGGGATTTGGTAACCGCTCGTATATCTGTTTATACCGATAAGACGTATTCGTTTTCCATAAGCGATTCGCCGGTGTCATTTTTAATAAGGAAGGCTGCGGGTTTGGCTAAGGGGTCTTCAAATCCTGGTAAAGAGACAGCAGGTTGTATCGGCATGGAAGATATTAAGAAGATTGCGGAGCGAAAAATGGCAGACATGAACGCTGATTGTTTGGAAGCAGCAGTAAAGATGGTTGTTGGAACTGCTAAATCCATGGGTATTGCTGTCGAAGAAAAGTAG
- the nusG gene encoding transcription termination/antitermination protein NusG, with product MKHEDNGHEWYIIQVSSGNEERVSQVILERAQQLGMSDIFREVFIPYEEVTKIKYNKKVQVKKKLSPGYVFLYMKLCDDSVNFVRKIPKVSNFLLDELGMPKVIPAAEMDAMRSRMCQGVDDDAGNDVCSFEVGDEVVINDGLFQDFNGRIEYVNEDKKVAGISVMIFGRLTKIEFKFGSIRKVEE from the coding sequence ATGAAGCATGAAGATAATGGGCACGAGTGGTACATAATTCAGGTATCTTCTGGTAATGAGGAGAGGGTCTCTCAGGTGATACTTGAAAGAGCTCAACAGTTGGGTATGTCTGATATCTTCCGCGAAGTGTTCATTCCCTATGAGGAGGTCACCAAGATCAAATATAACAAAAAGGTGCAGGTTAAGAAGAAGTTGTCACCTGGTTATGTCTTTTTATATATGAAGTTGTGTGATGACTCAGTAAATTTTGTAAGAAAGATTCCGAAGGTTTCGAATTTCCTTTTGGATGAATTAGGTATGCCCAAGGTCATCCCGGCTGCAGAGATGGATGCTATGCGAAGTAGGATGTGCCAAGGCGTTGATGACGATGCCGGGAATGATGTTTGCAGCTTCGAGGTGGGTGATGAAGTTGTTATAAATGACGGCTTGTTCCAAGATTTCAATGGCAGGATTGAATACGTGAACGAGGACAAGAAGGTCGCTGGGATAAGTGTTATGATATTTGGCAGGCTTACCAAGATTGAGTTTAAGTTTGGTAGTATACGGAAGGTCGAGGAGTAG
- the secE gene encoding preprotein translocase subunit SecE, whose translation MIGGFAKFLLEVKQEVLQVSWASRKEVFVFLWVVVLTVVASSFLFSCVDFVFLRLVKIMLGVIYEA comes from the coding sequence ATGATAGGCGGTTTTGCTAAGTTTTTGCTTGAAGTTAAACAGGAAGTTTTGCAGGTTTCTTGGGCTTCTAGAAAGGAGGTGTTTGTATTCCTTTGGGTGGTTGTGCTTACTGTTGTGGCGTCGTCCTTTTTGTTTAGTTGTGTGGATTTTGTATTCTTGAGGCTTGTAAAGATAATGCTTGGGGTAATTTATGAAGCATGA
- the tuf gene encoding elongation factor Tu: MAEERKPHINVGTIGHVDHGKTTLTAALTTVLARKLSGANKVVKYDEIDKAPEEKARGITISTAHVEYETEGRHYAHVDCPGHADYIKNMITGAAQMDVAILVVSATDGAMPQTREHILLAKQVGVKDIVVWINKCDVVEDEEMLSLVDMEIRELLSNYGYDGDSVSAVRGSAVKALEEDADGPWSEKIMELVGALEKIDLPTREKDKPFLMSVEDVFSIPGRGTVVTGRIERGVIRVGDKVDIVGLRELQSTVCTGVEMFHKALEAGEAGDNAGILLRGIKKEDVERGQVLTAPGSMKAYRKFKAEVYVLKKEEGGRHTPFFANYQPQFYVRTTDVTGSIGLPSGVEMVMPGDNLNIEVSLDKAVAVDKGLRFAVREGGRTVGSGIITEILE, translated from the coding sequence ATGGCAGAAGAAAGGAAGCCGCATATAAATGTGGGGACAATAGGGCACGTAGACCATGGTAAGACAACGCTGACGGCTGCGCTAACAACGGTGTTGGCAAGGAAGCTAAGCGGGGCGAACAAGGTTGTAAAGTACGATGAAATAGACAAGGCGCCGGAGGAGAAGGCAAGGGGAATAACAATATCAACAGCGCATGTTGAGTACGAAACAGAAGGAAGGCACTATGCGCATGTTGACTGCCCGGGACACGCAGACTACATCAAGAACATGATTACAGGAGCAGCGCAGATGGATGTGGCGATACTGGTAGTATCGGCAACAGATGGTGCGATGCCGCAAACAAGGGAACACATATTGCTGGCAAAGCAAGTTGGGGTGAAGGACATCGTGGTATGGATCAATAAATGCGATGTTGTAGAAGATGAAGAAATGTTGTCGCTAGTAGACATGGAAATCAGAGAGCTACTAAGCAACTATGGGTATGACGGAGATAGTGTATCTGCGGTGCGTGGATCGGCAGTGAAAGCATTGGAAGAGGATGCTGATGGGCCATGGAGCGAAAAGATCATGGAGCTGGTCGGGGCGCTAGAGAAGATAGATCTGCCGACAAGGGAAAAGGACAAGCCGTTCTTGATGTCAGTGGAGGATGTATTCTCAATACCTGGGCGGGGTACTGTAGTAACGGGAAGGATAGAAAGAGGAGTAATCAGAGTAGGCGACAAAGTAGATATAGTTGGTCTACGTGAGTTGCAAAGCACAGTATGCACAGGAGTGGAAATGTTCCACAAGGCATTGGAAGCGGGGGAAGCTGGTGACAATGCGGGGATACTGCTGAGGGGAATAAAGAAGGAAGACGTTGAGAGAGGGCAGGTGCTGACGGCACCAGGTTCGATGAAGGCGTACAGGAAATTCAAGGCAGAGGTGTACGTACTGAAGAAAGAAGAAGGAGGAAGGCATACGCCATTCTTTGCGAATTATCAGCCGCAGTTTTATGTAAGAACAACTGATGTAACGGGAAGTATAGGATTGCCATCAGGGGTTGAGATGGTGATGCCAGGGGATAATTTGAATATCGAGGTTTCGCTGGACAAGGCAGTAGCTGTAGATAAGGGGCTAAGGTTTGCGGTGAGAGAAGGTGGAAGGACTGTTGGTTCGGGTATTATCACTGAGATTTTGGAGTAG
- the fusA gene encoding elongation factor G, whose protein sequence is MSSKGDLSRCRNIGIMAHIDAGKTTTTERILFYTGKQNRIGEVHEGAASMDWMEQEKERGITITSAATTCFWDGCRINIIDTPGHVDFTIEVERSLRVLDGAIAVFDGVAGVEPQSETVWRQADRYNVPRICFVNKLDRVGADFYACVDMIVDRLGAVPLVLQLPIGVDKGFVGVVDLLEMRSIIWEEDSLGAKFAYGEVPAGMLAEANKYRAALLETAVEVDDEVMGMYLEGQEISSAVIKRCIRTGVIQSKFVPVLCGSAFKNKGVQPLLDAVVDYLPAPSDIPAIEGVSAKNPEEIVKIPTSEKGKFVALAFKVMVDRFVGSLTFVRVYSGRLTSKTVISNTTKGDVESVGRILLMHANNREDITEIKAGDIAALAGLKKTTTGDTLCDQDFPVILEKMDFPESVMEIAIEPMSTADQEKMGTALSRLVAEDPSLKVFVNPESGQTILKGMGELHLEIIVDRMKREFGVGASVGAPQVAYRETITKAVEIEYVHKKQTGGAGQFAKVNILFEPLPPGSGFEFENKITCGAIPREYIPGVQSGLELIKETGIISGYPVIDFKATLFDGAFHEVDSSPLAFELAAKGAFRELVNKAGPVMLEPIMRVEIITPEDYMGDVIGDVNSRRGKVSEMQDRHNAKLITAFIPLGSMFGYVKDLRSMSQGRAQYSMFFARYEKVPENVVIGDVKK, encoded by the coding sequence GTGAGTAGTAAGGGTGATCTGTCTAGGTGTAGAAATATAGGGATAATGGCGCACATAGACGCTGGGAAGACCACCACAACAGAGCGCATACTTTTTTACACAGGAAAACAGAATAGAATAGGGGAGGTGCACGAGGGTGCCGCATCCATGGACTGGATGGAACAGGAAAAGGAACGTGGTATTACGATAACATCCGCTGCTACTACGTGTTTTTGGGATGGATGTAGAATTAATATTATCGATACCCCTGGGCACGTGGACTTCACTATAGAGGTGGAGCGATCGTTGAGGGTCCTGGATGGCGCAATTGCAGTGTTCGATGGTGTTGCTGGGGTTGAGCCGCAATCTGAAACCGTTTGGCGCCAGGCCGACAGATACAATGTGCCTCGGATCTGCTTTGTCAACAAATTAGATAGGGTTGGTGCGGATTTTTACGCTTGTGTCGACATGATAGTGGACAGGCTGGGCGCGGTGCCATTAGTGCTGCAGTTGCCTATAGGTGTTGATAAGGGTTTTGTGGGGGTTGTGGACCTCCTGGAGATGAGATCGATAATATGGGAAGAAGACTCTCTCGGGGCTAAGTTTGCCTATGGTGAAGTCCCGGCTGGGATGCTGGCGGAAGCCAATAAATACCGAGCTGCGCTGTTGGAAACCGCCGTCGAGGTGGACGACGAAGTTATGGGTATGTACCTAGAGGGTCAGGAGATATCTAGTGCGGTGATTAAGCGCTGTATTAGAACGGGGGTCATACAGTCAAAGTTTGTGCCAGTTCTTTGTGGTTCTGCGTTCAAGAATAAGGGTGTGCAGCCGCTATTGGATGCGGTGGTTGATTACTTGCCTGCGCCTAGTGATATACCGGCTATCGAGGGGGTTAGTGCCAAGAACCCAGAAGAGATTGTAAAGATACCTACTTCGGAGAAGGGTAAATTCGTTGCTTTGGCGTTTAAGGTAATGGTTGATAGGTTTGTCGGTAGCCTTACCTTTGTGCGAGTTTATTCCGGAAGGCTGACTAGTAAGACCGTGATCTCGAATACTACGAAGGGTGATGTTGAGTCTGTCGGTAGGATATTGCTGATGCACGCTAATAACAGAGAGGACATCACTGAGATAAAGGCGGGTGACATTGCGGCTTTAGCTGGTCTCAAGAAAACGACGACTGGTGACACGCTATGCGATCAGGACTTTCCGGTAATCCTGGAGAAGATGGATTTTCCAGAATCGGTGATGGAAATAGCTATTGAGCCTATGTCTACTGCGGATCAGGAGAAGATGGGTACTGCATTGAGTAGGTTGGTAGCGGAAGACCCATCGCTCAAGGTGTTTGTGAATCCTGAAAGTGGTCAGACTATCCTCAAGGGGATGGGGGAGCTACATCTAGAGATTATAGTAGACAGAATGAAGCGGGAGTTCGGTGTCGGGGCGTCGGTGGGTGCCCCTCAGGTTGCTTATCGTGAAACTATAACCAAGGCTGTTGAGATTGAGTATGTGCACAAGAAACAGACCGGCGGTGCTGGGCAGTTTGCGAAGGTGAATATACTGTTTGAGCCTCTTCCGCCAGGTTCTGGGTTTGAGTTTGAGAACAAGATTACCTGCGGGGCGATACCTAGGGAATACATTCCTGGGGTGCAGAGCGGCTTGGAGTTGATCAAGGAGACGGGCATTATATCTGGGTATCCGGTAATAGACTTCAAGGCGACGTTGTTCGATGGAGCGTTCCATGAGGTGGACTCTAGCCCGTTGGCTTTTGAATTGGCGGCTAAAGGTGCATTTAGGGAGTTGGTAAATAAGGCGGGTCCTGTGATGCTGGAGCCAATAATGCGCGTTGAGATCATAACTCCTGAGGATTACATGGGAGATGTAATCGGGGATGTGAATAGTAGAAGAGGCAAGGTTTCAGAGATGCAGGATCGTCACAATGCGAAATTGATAACGGCCTTCATACCTTTAGGAAGCATGTTCGGGTACGTGAAGGATTTGCGTTCTATGTCTCAGGGGCGTGCTCAGTATAGCATGTTCTTTGCGCGCTATGAGAAAGTGCCTGAGAATGTTGTTATTGGTGATGTGAAGAAGTAG
- the rpsG gene encoding 30S ribosomal protein S7: protein MSRRRRVGRRAVVADGYSGSVLLARLINVVMRQGKKALAEKIVHGALKMAESRFAGESGVAIFNTAISNVMPKMEVRSRRVGGVTYQIPVEVREDRSTSLALRWIVKAARASRKKTNKTYMSCLCHELMEAYNKRGGACKIKEEKYRMAEANKAFSHFRF from the coding sequence ATGTCTCGTCGTAGAAGAGTTGGAAGGAGAGCTGTAGTTGCTGATGGGTATTCTGGAAGCGTACTTTTGGCTCGCTTGATTAACGTTGTTATGCGTCAAGGTAAGAAGGCCTTGGCAGAGAAGATTGTCCACGGTGCGCTGAAAATGGCGGAGTCACGTTTTGCTGGTGAGAGTGGTGTGGCTATCTTCAATACTGCTATCTCTAATGTTATGCCTAAAATGGAGGTGCGTTCCAGAAGGGTCGGTGGTGTGACTTATCAGATTCCCGTGGAGGTGAGAGAGGATAGATCGACTTCGCTTGCGCTTCGCTGGATCGTAAAGGCTGCGCGCGCGAGCAGGAAGAAGACGAACAAGACGTATATGAGCTGCTTGTGCCATGAGCTGATGGAGGCGTATAACAAGCGCGGTGGTGCTTGTAAGATAAAGGAAGAGAAATATAGAATGGCTGAGGCAAACAAGGCTTTCTCTCATTTTAGATTTTAG
- the rpsL gene encoding 30S ribosomal protein S12, which yields MPTINQLVRRPRKPRGSANKAPALQHNPQKRAVCVKVYTTTPKKPNSALRKVARVRIAGYGSEVIAYIPGEGHNLQEHSVVLIRGGRVKDLPGVRYHIVRGALDTKGVQGRKKARSKYGVKRGG from the coding sequence ATGCCCACGATCAATCAGCTGGTGCGTCGTCCCAGAAAGCCTCGCGGGTCGGCTAATAAGGCTCCGGCTCTGCAGCATAATCCTCAGAAGAGGGCGGTGTGCGTGAAGGTTTACACTACTACACCGAAGAAGCCAAACTCAGCACTGCGTAAAGTTGCAAGGGTGAGGATCGCGGGGTATGGAAGTGAGGTCATAGCCTATATCCCTGGCGAGGGGCATAATCTGCAGGAACACTCGGTAGTTCTAATCAGAGGTGGGCGGGTGAAAGACTTGCCTGGGGTTCGTTATCACATTGTGAGAGGTGCGTTGGATACTAAGGGTGTTCAAGGCAGAAAGAAGGCGCGCTCCAAGTATGGGGTCAAGCGTGGGGGCTAG
- a CDS encoding TrbC/VirB2 family protein: MLKFIKFVVVAFVFVTGIAGMASAGSAASAGPASDDVAAKVICNVVVFVQRLGLPIMTGVILGASIMAIFGKMAWASIVVLVVFTAIFFGAGKLMQKFAAGLNNEFGKAETFECKGGGNTSMPSSNS; this comes from the coding sequence ATGTTGAAGTTCATAAAGTTTGTTGTAGTGGCGTTCGTTTTCGTGACGGGCATTGCTGGAATGGCGAGTGCTGGTTCTGCAGCGTCAGCTGGCCCCGCTAGTGATGATGTTGCTGCGAAGGTAATATGCAACGTTGTGGTATTTGTCCAACGTTTAGGTCTACCCATAATGACGGGGGTCATTTTGGGAGCTAGCATAATGGCAATATTTGGTAAAATGGCTTGGGCTTCTATCGTGGTGCTTGTGGTATTCACTGCAATATTCTTCGGAGCTGGTAAGCTCATGCAGAAATTTGCTGCGGGGTTAAATAACGAGTTTGGTAAGGCCGAAACTTTCGAGTGCAAGGGTGGTGGGAATACCTCAATGCCCTCCTCCAATTCATAG
- a CDS encoding TrbC/VirB2 family protein has protein sequence MWSVARFFGLCSLFFLLIGASAQSSAENNNKDVAATVICNVVVFVQRLGLPIMTGVILGASIMAIFGKMAWASIVVLVVFTAIFFGAGKLMQKFAAGLNGEFSGANQFECKSGGTVIPSSSAAAA, from the coding sequence GTGTGGAGTGTAGCAAGATTCTTTGGGCTGTGTTCTTTGTTTTTCCTGCTAATTGGTGCTTCAGCTCAGAGTAGCGCTGAAAACAACAATAAGGACGTAGCAGCTACTGTGATTTGTAATGTGGTCGTGTTCGTGCAACGTTTGGGCTTGCCAATCATGACTGGGGTCATTCTGGGAGCCAGCATTATGGCAATCTTCGGTAAGATGGCTTGGGCTTCTATTGTGGTACTTGTGGTATTTACTGCAATATTTTTTGGCGCTGGAAAGTTGATGCAGAAGTTTGCAGCAGGGTTGAACGGGGAATTCTCAGGGGCTAACCAGTTTGAATGCAAAAGTGGTGGAACTGTGATTCCATCAAGTTCTGCGGCCGCTGCATGA